The Clostridia bacterium DNA window AACCCGTGCAAACGACACAGCTCCATCAGGTACTGCCTGTAAGCAGGAGCATGTTCCGGGTAATCCACCTCCATACCCTCAATACCACAATCGATAATTCGCTTCACCAGGGAATTATCCTTCAGCAATCCCGGATGAGCCAGCACAGGAACCCCTTTAGCCTTTTTTATCAGTTGGACGGCCGCTCTGAAATCTATTTTCTCTCTTGCCACGTAGGCCGGAGCTCCTTTGGTTAAGAACCGGGCGAAAGCCTCCTGCACATCCGTCACATACCCGGCATTGACCATGGCCACCGCCAAGTGAGGTCGGCCAATGACACCGGCACCGGCAATTTGCTGCACTTCGGCAAAATCCAGGGGAAAACCCAACTCAGCCAGCCGAAGGAGCATTTTCTTAATCCTGTTCGCCCGCTGTTCAGTCATCTCCTTCAATGCCTGTGCCAGGCAAGCCGCACGCCAATCGATGAAATAGCCAAGCAGGTGTACCTCGTGCCCGGCAAAATCAGTACTGAGTTCAATACCTGGAATCACCTCGACATTATATACTCGCCCAAAGAACAGACCTTCCTCCAACCCGTCCACGGTATCGTGGTCAGTAATGGCCAGACCCTGCAGGCCCAGTTCTTTCGCCAGACCCACCAGCTCTCCGGGTTCCATGGAACCGTCGGAAGCCCTGGAATGAGTATGTAAATCGAATTCCATCAACAAACTCCTTTTGACTTATATCTTAAACTAATTGTAATCTCTTACAGCATGGAACACAAGTCAATTCAATCTACTCCGCCGGCAGCACCTGTCCCAGCACCCGCAGCCAGTTGTCACCGGTTATTTTGTGAATATCTTCGTCGGAAAACCCCCTGCCCGCCAACCGGTCCAGCAGGCGCGGCCAGGCCATTGCCGTCTCCAGGCCGGGCAGCACTTGATCCATACCGTCAAAATCAGAGCCGAAGCCCACATGGTCCACCCCCATGACCGTAACGGCATGCTCCACATGATCCAGCAATTTGTCTACGGAAGGATGAAGACCGTCCACAAACTCCGGTACAAAGGTGATCCCTACCAGGCCGCCTTTGACCGCCAGAGCCTTTAACTGCTCATCGGTTAAGTTGCGCCGGTGAGGACAGAGCTTCCGGCAGTTGGCATGGGTCACCACTACCGGGGCTTCACTGATTTCAAGGGCTTCCCAAAACCCTTTCTCTGCCAAGTGCGCTAAGTCCACCAGCATACCGAGCCGGTTCATTTCCCGGATCACTTGTTTGCCCAGCTCCGTTAAACCCCGGTGCCTTTCCCCCACGCCAACCCCATCGCCCAAACAGTTCCTGTCGTTCCAGGTCAGCCCTAAACTCCTTACGCCAAGGCGATGCAGGATACTCAAGGTATAGAGTTCCCCTTCCAGGGCTTCTCCCCCTTCAATGGACAAGAGGACACCTAAACACTCTTCCCGGTCCAACTCTGTCAATTCCCGCCGGGACTTGATGAGTCTCACCTTGGCCGCGTTTCTTTCCACTTCCCGGTGCAAAAGCTCGATACCTTGCAGTGCCCTCCGCAAAGCCCCTGCCTGCCGGTAAGGCTGCTCGATAAAGACAGCCAGGAACTGCAGCTTCACGCCTGCCTCCCTCAAGCGCACGAAATCCGCTTGACCTGCTTGACTTCGCTCCCCAAGAGAACGCCTGCCGTGCAGTACGTCCAACATGGAATCACAGTGGGCATCTACAATGGGATATCGATAAACTGTCAACCGCCAGCACCTCCTTTTGCTATTATCATAGTCTTTTTGATGACAAAAAAAACTGCTCTGGAACAGAGCAGGTAAGTATCCCGGCTAACCGTATGTTGTTTCTATCTGGGCTCAACAATGAACTTAATGGCCGTTCTTTCCTCGCCGTCAATCACGATGTCGGTGAAGGCGGGAATACAAATCAGGTCCACTCCACTGGGTGCAACAAATCCCCTGGCTATAGCTACTGCTTTGACCGCTTGGTTGATCGCTCCTGCGCCAATTGCTTGGATTTCCGCACAACCTCTCTCTCGCAGTACACCTGCCAGAGCACCGGCTACGGAATTTGGGCTTGATTTCGCTGATACTTTCAAAACTTCCATCATCTTGACCTCCCGTAATTATTTCGTTTGTTTGGAGATTACCCATATTCAGTATATTCTGCACCTTAGCGGAAAAACCTTTTAATCTAAAAACTTTTTTCCTTTTTAAAGCTCAATTGGGAAGTTAATACTTTCAATGGAACGGGCCAGACCATTGACTGAATTAATATCGATCACCACCGCATTAAATTGAGTTGGACCCTTGGCTAGATGAAACTTCACCGGCATCTGCGTTACAAACCTTTCGATGATCACCTCCGGTGCAATGCCTAATACTGAGTTCATCGGACCCGTCATGCCTACATCAGTAATATAAGCTGTACCATTAGGTAAAAGCCGTGTATCGGCGGTTTGGACGTGGGTGTGGGTGCCGCAAACGGCACTGACTTGCCCGTCTAACCAGAAACCCATGGCGTATTTTTCCGAGGTGGTTTCGGCGTGAAAATCCACAATAGTATTGACCGTGACATGGCTCGTGTGCTGCACGATCTCCCTGACCGTCCTGAAGGGACAATCCAGGTTCTCCATGTAAACTCTTCCCAAAAGGTTGATCACGGTCAACTTTTCTCCATTGGCTACATCAAAAATACCATAACCTTTGCCCGGCGTTCCCGGCGGGTAATTGGCCGGCCTAATAATCCTTGGCTCCGTTTCAATGTAATCCAGCAGCTCTTTCTTATCCCAAACATGATTGCCCATGGTGATGACATTCACACCGTAGGCAAACAGCTCTTCTGCCACGGGACGAGTTAACCCATTGCCGCCGGCGGCATTTTCTCCGTTAGCAATGACAAAATCAACGGCGTAATCATGAACAATCTTACTTAAGTATTGCTCCAATACTTGCCGACCCGGTTTTCCTACCACGTCCCCAACCATCAATACCCGCAAGTATGCCCCTCCTTGCCGCAATCAACTACTTCTTGAAAACGTGTACTTTTCCCTCTTCGCGAAAAGCGATCAGCTTCTTTCTCGGCACCGACCCTTTGAATTTTTCCAGCATGTAGTTAATAAACTCATCCTGCAGCAATAAATCATCCTCACTGATAGGATCTCCAATATCCAAATCTCTCATTAAACAATCACCGAATTCCTCATGCAAGAATGATATAATCAAAGCGATTTCGCCTTTCGAAACAGCATTGACATCGTATTCGACCTTTAACAGGCTGGTTTTTTCCAGGGTTGTCCAGTGCACG harbors:
- a CDS encoding membrane dipeptidase encodes the protein MLDVLHGRRSLGERSQAGQADFVRLREAGVKLQFLAVFIEQPYRQAGALRRALQGIELLHREVERNAAKVRLIKSRRELTELDREECLGVLLSIEGGEALEGELYTLSILHRLGVRSLGLTWNDRNCLGDGVGVGERHRGLTELGKQVIREMNRLGMLVDLAHLAEKGFWEALEISEAPVVVTHANCRKLCPHRRNLTDEQLKALAVKGGLVGITFVPEFVDGLHPSVDKLLDHVEHAVTVMGVDHVGFGSDFDGMDQVLPGLETAMAWPRLLDRLAGRGFSDEDIHKITGDNWLRVLGQVLPAE
- a CDS encoding PHP domain-containing protein, translated to MEFDLHTHSRASDGSMEPGELVGLAKELGLQGLAITDHDTVDGLEEGLFFGRVYNVEVIPGIELSTDFAGHEVHLLGYFIDWRAACLAQALKEMTEQRANRIKKMLLRLAELGFPLDFAEVQQIAGAGVIGRPHLAVAMVNAGYVTDVQEAFARFLTKGAPAYVAREKIDFRAAVQLIKKAKGVPVLAHPGLLKDNSLVKRIIDCGIEGMEVDYPEHAPAYRQYLMELCRLHGLVATGGSDFHGKIKDVSLGKCGASRNIVEQLRRKREDDDVQYS
- the spoVS gene encoding stage V sporulation protein SpoVS, producing the protein MEVLKVSAKSSPNSVAGALAGVLRERGCAEIQAIGAGAINQAVKAVAIARGFVAPSGVDLICIPAFTDIVIDGEERTAIKFIVEPR
- a CDS encoding TIGR00282 family metallophosphoesterase; translation: MRVLMVGDVVGKPGRQVLEQYLSKIVHDYAVDFVIANGENAAGGNGLTRPVAEELFAYGVNVITMGNHVWDKKELLDYIETEPRIIRPANYPPGTPGKGYGIFDVANGEKLTVINLLGRVYMENLDCPFRTVREIVQHTSHVTVNTIVDFHAETTSEKYAMGFWLDGQVSAVCGTHTHVQTADTRLLPNGTAYITDVGMTGPMNSVLGIAPEVIIERFVTQMPVKFHLAKGPTQFNAVVIDINSVNGLARSIESINFPIEL